A single region of the Latilactobacillus curvatus JCM 1096 = DSM 20019 genome encodes:
- a CDS encoding phage terminase small subunit P27 family, whose protein sequence is MAGRPRKPTGNNKKHLTNDEKDVRNESELMASDFPALSTTPPKWLDDDAKREYKRVVVDLKRLHITKLDQTQLSLYCNAYSKYIMASQDVDNRGLLIEDKKNPSVNIMTDMSKEIRATAGSLGMTLDSRMKLVVPQIDKQPDDPFAKFGDLSD, encoded by the coding sequence ATGGCTGGAAGACCTAGAAAACCTACTGGAAACAATAAGAAACACCTAACTAACGATGAGAAAGACGTTAGAAATGAATCAGAATTAATGGCAAGCGACTTCCCGGCATTATCGACAACACCGCCAAAGTGGCTGGACGACGATGCTAAGCGCGAATATAAGCGTGTTGTTGTGGATTTAAAGAGATTACACATCACTAAGTTAGATCAGACGCAATTAAGCTTGTACTGCAATGCCTATTCAAAATACATTATGGCATCTCAAGATGTTGACAATCGCGGCTTGTTAATCGAAGACAAGAAGAACCCATCGGTTAACATTATGACCGATATGTCGAAAGAGATTAGAGCAACTGCTGGCAGTTTGGGCATGACGCTCGATTCGCGTATGAAGCTTGTGGTGCCACAGATTGACAAACAACCTGATGACCCGTTTGCGAAGTTCGGTGATTTAAGTGATTGA
- a CDS encoding HNH endonuclease, whose protein sequence is MLSHECGKAGCHTLISINDKYCDAHRDYASKEYNKYRQINQHDYLKFYHSKEWKHARELQLIRQPLCEICLSNDHVTQATTVHHKIETKVDWSLRLSENNLESVCKSCHEKIYKGRWYGGK, encoded by the coding sequence ATGTTAAGTCATGAGTGTGGTAAAGCTGGTTGTCATACTTTAATCAGCATTAATGATAAGTATTGTGATGCGCATCGTGACTACGCTTCGAAAGAGTACAACAAATACAGACAGATTAATCAACACGATTACTTGAAGTTCTATCACTCGAAAGAGTGGAAGCATGCACGCGAGCTACAATTGATTAGACAACCTTTGTGCGAGATATGTTTGTCTAACGATCATGTGACACAAGCAACAACAGTTCATCACAAGATAGAAACTAAAGTTGATTGGTCTCTTAGACTTTCAGAAAACAACTTAGAATCTGTGTGCAAAAGTTGTCACGAAAAAATTTACAAAGGCAGATGGTACGGGGGAAAGTAG
- a CDS encoding DUF6275 family protein, whose protein sequence is MDNQKFISYCKTAVVNRTNLHVLKNGEDKIGINDVYVVWLAKALQNNKALLSTTLDDGLYYEITFNGDKTELYVDTYKKQSNEALII, encoded by the coding sequence ATGGACAACCAAAAGTTTATTAGCTATTGCAAAACAGCTGTAGTAAATAGAACCAATCTGCACGTGCTCAAAAACGGAGAAGATAAAATTGGTATCAACGATGTTTATGTAGTTTGGTTGGCAAAGGCGCTACAAAACAACAAGGCTTTATTAAGTACAACTCTTGATGACGGATTGTATTACGAAATCACGTTTAACGGAGATAAGACAGAATTGTACGTTGACACTTACAAGAAGCAGAGCAATGAAGCTCTTATTATCTAG
- a CDS encoding YopX family protein: MREIKFRAWHKNRKTFLDFDWAVDKLGRVFSILDKCVYDEFTDEVELMQYTGLKDVNGVEIYEWDIVEGGIEGRRSLIEMSSYEWLKQALEDEFNKTYCNYKIIGNKFQNPELLEVCDEL, translated from the coding sequence ATGCGAGAGATTAAGTTTAGGGCGTGGCACAAAAATAGAAAGACGTTTCTTGATTTTGATTGGGCGGTAGACAAGTTAGGGAGAGTTTTCTCGATATTAGACAAGTGTGTGTATGACGAGTTTACGGACGAGGTTGAACTCATGCAATACACCGGCTTAAAAGACGTTAATGGCGTTGAGATTTATGAATGGGATATTGTCGAGGGTGGTATTGAAGGGAGAAGGAGTTTAATCGAAATGAGCTCATACGAGTGGCTAAAACAAGCGTTAGAGGACGAATTTAATAAAACGTACTGCAATTATAAAATAATTGGCAACAAATTTCAGAATCCGGAATTGTTGGAGGTGTGCGATGAACTATGA